In one window of Microbacterium dextranolyticum DNA:
- the uvrC gene encoding excinuclease ABC subunit UvrC — protein sequence MANALPYKPKPGEIPTQPGVYRFRDADGRVLYVGKAKNLRARLSNYFAPLHTLHERTRRMVTTATSVEWTVVGSDVESLQLEYMWIQEFSPPFNVRYKDDKSYPYLAITLADEAPRVIVTRNRRIPGARYFGPYPKIWAVHDTIDLMIKVFPIRTCSDASYKKAMATGRPCFPGQIGRCGGPCSMKVTIEEHRAIVNDFVSFMAGGDARFTRELTSRMREASAAMDYESAAMYRDRLHAIDAVLSRSALVLSDDTDADLFGIAEDELSAAVQHFVVRGGRVRGVRATTIDKELDISGADLVDQVIQRTYGGATPAEIPRQVLVPTLPDDAAELELWLQERRGKRVSLQIAQRGPKADLLRTATLNAQQALLLHKTRRTSDYTARTKALTDLQTALDLDEAPLRIECYDVSHLSGTNVVASMVVFEDGLPRKDQYRSFGVPETTDDTDSLYQVLMRRLAHVDRDDAVADGDPPGDTRGDESSGAAASGASDGDPDAASDLDEAPVVTERKRPRFAYRPQLLVVDGGAPQVAAAARALEDSGHTEIALCGIAKRLEEIWLPGEEYPVILPRTSEALYLLQRLRDEAHRFAITHQRKRRKRDITTVLGEVPGLGDARIKALLKHFGSVAALSKAGADEITELPGIGPKLAAAIEQRLAAR from the coding sequence ATGGCGAACGCACTGCCGTACAAGCCGAAGCCGGGGGAGATCCCGACTCAGCCCGGCGTCTACCGTTTCCGCGACGCGGACGGGCGCGTGCTGTACGTCGGCAAGGCGAAGAACCTGCGTGCGCGGCTCTCGAACTACTTCGCCCCGCTGCACACGCTGCACGAGCGCACGCGTCGCATGGTCACGACGGCGACCTCGGTGGAGTGGACCGTCGTCGGCAGCGATGTCGAGTCGCTGCAGCTCGAGTACATGTGGATCCAGGAGTTCTCGCCTCCGTTCAACGTGCGCTACAAGGACGACAAGTCCTATCCGTACCTGGCGATCACGCTCGCCGACGAGGCGCCGCGCGTCATCGTGACCCGCAACCGCCGGATCCCGGGTGCGCGCTACTTCGGTCCGTATCCGAAGATCTGGGCCGTGCACGACACGATCGACCTCATGATCAAGGTGTTCCCGATCCGCACGTGCTCGGATGCCTCGTACAAGAAGGCCATGGCGACCGGGAGACCCTGCTTTCCCGGGCAGATCGGTCGCTGCGGCGGCCCGTGCTCCATGAAGGTCACGATCGAGGAGCACAGGGCCATCGTGAACGACTTCGTCTCGTTCATGGCGGGCGGCGACGCCCGCTTCACGCGCGAGCTCACGTCGCGCATGCGCGAGGCATCCGCGGCGATGGACTACGAGTCCGCGGCGATGTACCGGGACCGGCTGCACGCGATCGACGCGGTGCTCAGTCGCAGCGCCCTGGTGCTCTCCGACGACACCGACGCCGACCTGTTCGGCATCGCCGAAGACGAGCTGTCGGCAGCGGTCCAGCACTTCGTCGTCCGCGGCGGGCGGGTTCGCGGAGTGCGCGCGACGACGATCGACAAAGAACTCGACATCTCGGGTGCCGACCTCGTCGACCAGGTGATCCAGCGCACCTACGGCGGGGCGACGCCGGCCGAGATCCCGCGCCAGGTGCTCGTGCCCACGCTTCCCGATGATGCCGCCGAGCTCGAACTCTGGCTGCAGGAGAGGCGCGGCAAGCGCGTCAGTCTGCAGATCGCCCAGCGCGGGCCGAAGGCCGATCTGCTGCGTACGGCCACGCTGAACGCGCAGCAGGCGCTCCTGCTGCACAAGACGCGGCGCACCTCCGACTACACGGCGCGCACCAAAGCGCTCACCGATCTGCAGACGGCACTCGACCTCGACGAAGCGCCGCTGCGCATCGAGTGCTACGACGTATCGCATCTGTCGGGGACGAACGTCGTGGCATCCATGGTCGTCTTCGAAGACGGGCTGCCGCGCAAAGACCAGTACCGCTCGTTCGGGGTTCCCGAGACGACGGACGACACCGACTCGCTGTATCAGGTTCTGATGCGCCGCCTCGCCCACGTCGACCGCGACGACGCCGTGGCCGACGGCGACCCGCCCGGTGACACCCGTGGCGACGAATCGTCCGGCGCAGCGGCCTCCGGCGCTTCCGATGGGGATCCGGATGCCGCGTCCGATCTCGACGAGGCCCCTGTCGTGACCGAGCGCAAGCGTCCGCGGTTCGCCTATCGTCCGCAGCTGCTGGTCGTCGACGGCGGTGCGCCGCAGGTCGCCGCGGCCGCGCGCGCCCTCGAAGACAGCGGCCACACCGAGATCGCGCTGTGCGGCATCGCGAAGCGTCTCGAAGAGATCTGGCTGCCGGGGGAGGAGTACCCCGTGATCCTTCCGCGCACCTCCGAAGCGCTGTACCTGTTGCAGCGGCTGCGCGACGAAGCCCACCGATTCGCGATCACGCACCAGCGCAAACGTCGCAAGCGTGACATCACGACGGTCCTCGGCGAGGTGCCCGGACTCGGCGATGCCCGGATCAAGGCGCTGCTGAAACACTTCGGCTCGGTCGCCGCCCTCAGCAAGGCAGGTGCCGACGAGATCACCGAGCTGCCGGGGATCGGTCCGAAGCTCGCGGCGGCCATCGAACAGCGACTCGCGGCCCGCTGA
- a CDS encoding MarR family winged helix-turn-helix transcriptional regulator, producing MDPRDDLLKLENQLCFALVTAARNVVSIYRPVLEPLGLTHPQYLVMLALWEDSPRSLGELAEELAMEPATLSPLVKRLEAQGRVTRSRRPDDERVLDIALTEEGATLRERALEVPEQIMARVGMDVASIAGLRDALAPFAGPRPA from the coding sequence GTGGACCCCCGAGACGATCTGTTGAAGCTCGAGAACCAGCTGTGCTTCGCTCTGGTGACGGCTGCCCGCAACGTGGTGTCGATCTACCGGCCGGTTCTGGAGCCGCTCGGGCTGACCCACCCGCAGTACCTGGTGATGCTGGCGCTCTGGGAAGACTCGCCGCGCTCGCTCGGCGAGCTCGCCGAGGAGCTGGCGATGGAGCCGGCCACGCTCTCGCCGCTCGTGAAGCGTCTCGAAGCGCAGGGCAGGGTCACCCGATCGCGTCGACCGGACGACGAACGCGTGCTCGACATCGCCCTAACGGAGGAGGGGGCGACGCTGCGGGAGCGCGCCCTCGAGGTTCCGGAGCAGATCATGGCGCGTGTCGGCATGGACGTCGCGTCGATCGCGGGTCTGCGCGATGCGCTGGCTCCTTTCGCCGGTCCTCGTCCGGCGTAG
- the gap gene encoding type I glyceraldehyde-3-phosphate dehydrogenase, with protein MSVKIGINGFGRIGRNFLRAALEQGADLDIVAVNDLTDNKTLAHLLKYDSVGGRLDAEVSYDADSITVNGKAIKVFEERDPANLPWGDLGVDIVIESTGRFTKAVDAKKHIDGGAKKVIISAPGTDVDGTFVMGVNDGDYDAETMHVISNASCTTNCLAPLAKVFNDAFGIERGFMMTAHAYTADQNLQDGPHGDLHRARAAALNIVPASTGAAKAIGLVLPELNGKLSGSSYRVPIPTGSIVDLTIITPTEGLTVDTINAAYEKAAAEGELVGFLKYNTDPIVSTDIVHDAHSSIFDAGQTNVSGNLVKVSAWYDNEWGYSNRLVDLAELVADKL; from the coding sequence GTGTCTGTCAAGATCGGAATCAACGGCTTCGGCCGCATCGGACGTAACTTTCTCCGCGCGGCCCTCGAGCAGGGTGCGGACCTCGACATCGTGGCGGTGAACGACCTCACCGACAACAAGACCCTTGCCCACCTGCTCAAGTACGACTCCGTGGGCGGCCGCCTCGACGCCGAGGTCTCGTACGACGCCGACTCGATCACCGTCAACGGCAAGGCCATCAAGGTCTTCGAAGAGCGCGACCCCGCCAACCTCCCCTGGGGCGACCTGGGTGTCGACATCGTCATCGAGTCGACGGGCCGCTTCACCAAGGCCGTGGACGCCAAGAAGCACATCGACGGCGGCGCCAAGAAGGTCATCATCTCGGCTCCCGGCACCGACGTCGACGGCACGTTCGTCATGGGCGTCAACGACGGCGACTACGACGCCGAGACGATGCACGTCATCTCCAACGCGTCGTGCACCACGAACTGCCTCGCGCCCCTGGCCAAGGTCTTCAACGACGCGTTCGGCATCGAGCGCGGCTTCATGATGACGGCTCACGCGTACACGGCCGACCAGAACCTGCAGGACGGCCCCCACGGCGACCTGCACCGTGCCCGCGCCGCCGCGCTGAACATCGTCCCGGCCTCGACCGGTGCCGCCAAGGCGATCGGCCTCGTGCTCCCCGAGCTCAACGGCAAGCTGTCGGGCTCGTCGTACCGTGTTCCGATCCCCACGGGCTCGATCGTCGACCTCACGATCATCACCCCGACCGAGGGCCTGACCGTCGACACGATCAACGCCGCCTACGAGAAGGCTGCGGCCGAGGGCGAGCTCGTCGGCTTCCTGAAGTACAACACCGACCCGATCGTGTCCACCGACATCGTCCACGACGCGCACTCGTCGATCTTCGACGCCGGTCAGACCAACGTCTCGGGCAACCTGGTCAAGGTGTCGGCGTGGTACGACAACGAGTGGGGCTACTCGAACCGCCTCGTCGACCTCGCCGAGCTCGTCGCCGACAAGCTCTGA
- the uvrA gene encoding excinuclease ABC subunit UvrA yields the protein MPIVPVAASKLSVRGARVHNLKNVDLDIPRDSLVVFTGLSGSGKSSLAFDTIFAEGQRRYVESLSAYARQFLGQVDRPDVDFIEGLSPAVSIDQKSTNRNPRSTVGTITEIHDYMRLLWARIGVPHCPECGAEIQRQTVQQIADQLMELPERTRYQIVAPVVTQKKGEFVDLFKELSAKGYARAVVDGDLIQLSEPPTLKKSYKHDIAVVVDRLVAAPDILSRVTDSVETALGLAGGIMQVNFVDEEGDDAWQSFSEKLACPNGHPLQLTEIEPRTFSFNAPFGACPACSGLGTRMSVDVELMLGDEDLSINEGVIIPWTTQGKGLYQYYERLLVGLADDLGFSLDTPWRKLRAEVKDAVLRGENYKVTVKWRNRYGREMRYSSGFEGVVPYIERQYTQAESDAQRQRWSEYLREVPCPVCHGDRLKPEVLSVLVHGRSIADASRMSLGDAQVYFADLELTDREAKIAAAVLREIRARLDFLIQVGLNYLSLGRAAGSLSGGEAQRIRLATQIGSGLTGVLYVLDEPSIGLHQRDNRRLIETLVRLKSLGNTLIVVEHDEETVHAADWIVDIGPRAGVDGGEVVHSGPLASLLEEERSLTGAYLSGRRRIETPTTRRKIDKKRMLTVVGARENNLQNVTAEFPLGVLTSVTGVSGSGKSSLVNGILYEVLATKLNGARRVAGKHTRVTGLDNLDKVVHVDQAPIGRTPRSNPATYTGVFDRIRTLFSETAEAKVRGYQPGRFSFNVKGGRCEACSGDGTIKIEMNFLPDVYVDCEVCHGKRYNRDTLSVHYKGKNIAEVLEMPISEAAEFFEPIQAIHRYLKTLVDVGLGYVRLGQSATTLSGGEAQRVKLATELQRRSNGRSIYVLDEPTTGLHFEDVSRLLQVLNGLVDKGNTVIVIEHNLDVIKSSDWIIDLGPEGGAGGGRIVATGTPEKVATVEGSHTGAFLAEVLADGSRVAVEAIAAAADKSEAREQVRKAG from the coding sequence GTGCCTATCGTCCCCGTCGCAGCCTCGAAACTCAGCGTCCGCGGAGCCCGCGTCCACAACCTGAAGAACGTCGATCTCGACATCCCGCGCGACTCGCTCGTCGTGTTCACGGGACTGTCCGGATCGGGCAAGTCGAGCCTCGCGTTCGACACGATCTTCGCGGAAGGGCAGCGGCGCTACGTCGAGTCGCTGAGCGCGTACGCTCGCCAGTTCCTGGGCCAGGTCGACCGCCCCGACGTCGACTTCATCGAGGGGCTGAGTCCGGCCGTCTCGATCGATCAGAAGTCGACCAACCGCAACCCTCGGTCGACGGTGGGCACGATCACCGAGATCCACGACTACATGCGACTGCTCTGGGCCCGCATCGGGGTGCCGCACTGCCCGGAGTGCGGCGCGGAGATCCAGCGCCAGACGGTGCAGCAGATCGCCGACCAGCTGATGGAGCTGCCCGAGCGCACGCGCTACCAGATCGTGGCACCGGTGGTCACGCAGAAGAAGGGGGAGTTCGTCGACCTCTTCAAGGAGCTGTCCGCGAAGGGGTATGCGCGCGCCGTCGTCGACGGTGACCTGATCCAGCTGTCCGAGCCTCCGACGCTGAAGAAGAGCTACAAGCACGACATCGCCGTGGTCGTCGACCGTCTCGTCGCGGCCCCCGACATCCTCAGCCGCGTGACCGACTCCGTCGAGACCGCGCTGGGGCTCGCCGGCGGCATCATGCAGGTGAACTTCGTCGACGAAGAAGGCGACGACGCCTGGCAGAGTTTCAGCGAGAAGCTCGCGTGCCCGAACGGTCACCCGCTGCAGCTGACCGAGATCGAGCCGCGGACGTTCTCGTTCAACGCCCCGTTCGGTGCGTGTCCGGCCTGCTCGGGCCTCGGCACGCGCATGTCGGTGGATGTCGAACTCATGCTCGGCGACGAGGACCTCTCGATCAACGAGGGTGTCATCATTCCCTGGACGACCCAGGGCAAGGGCCTCTACCAGTACTACGAGCGGCTTCTCGTCGGTCTCGCCGACGACCTCGGGTTCTCCCTGGACACGCCATGGCGCAAGCTCCGCGCCGAGGTGAAGGACGCTGTCCTGCGCGGAGAGAACTACAAGGTCACCGTCAAATGGCGAAACCGCTACGGACGCGAGATGCGCTACTCGTCTGGCTTCGAGGGTGTCGTCCCCTACATCGAGCGCCAGTACACGCAGGCGGAATCCGATGCACAGCGCCAGCGCTGGTCCGAGTATCTGCGCGAAGTGCCGTGCCCCGTCTGCCACGGCGATCGCCTCAAGCCCGAGGTGCTCTCGGTGCTCGTCCACGGCCGGTCCATCGCGGATGCCTCGCGCATGAGCCTCGGCGACGCGCAGGTCTATTTCGCCGACCTGGAGCTCACCGATCGCGAAGCGAAGATCGCCGCCGCCGTCCTGCGTGAGATCCGCGCGCGCCTCGACTTCCTGATCCAGGTGGGACTGAACTATCTGAGCCTCGGACGCGCGGCCGGTTCGCTCTCGGGCGGTGAAGCCCAGCGCATCCGTCTCGCGACGCAGATCGGCTCGGGCCTGACGGGTGTGCTCTACGTGCTCGACGAGCCCTCGATCGGCCTGCACCAGCGCGACAACCGTCGCCTCATCGAGACCCTCGTGCGTCTGAAGAGCCTCGGCAACACGCTGATCGTCGTGGAGCACGATGAAGAGACCGTGCACGCTGCGGACTGGATCGTCGACATCGGGCCGCGAGCCGGCGTCGATGGCGGCGAGGTCGTGCACTCGGGCCCGCTCGCCTCGCTTCTCGAAGAGGAGCGCTCGCTCACGGGTGCGTACCTCAGCGGACGCCGACGGATCGAGACACCGACCACCCGTCGCAAGATCGACAAGAAGCGGATGCTCACCGTCGTCGGCGCGCGCGAGAACAACCTGCAGAACGTGACGGCCGAGTTCCCGCTGGGGGTGCTGACCTCGGTGACCGGCGTCAGCGGATCGGGCAAGTCGTCGCTCGTCAATGGCATCCTCTACGAAGTCCTCGCGACCAAGCTCAACGGCGCCCGTCGCGTGGCCGGCAAGCACACCCGTGTGACGGGGCTCGACAACCTCGACAAGGTCGTGCACGTCGACCAGGCGCCGATCGGCCGCACCCCGAGGTCGAACCCGGCGACCTACACGGGTGTCTTCGACCGCATCCGCACCCTCTTCAGCGAGACGGCCGAAGCCAAGGTGCGCGGTTACCAGCCCGGCAGGTTCAGCTTCAACGTCAAGGGCGGGCGCTGCGAGGCGTGCTCGGGCGACGGCACCATCAAGATCGAGATGAACTTCCTGCCCGACGTGTACGTCGACTGCGAGGTGTGCCACGGCAAGCGGTACAACCGCGACACGCTGAGCGTGCACTACAAGGGCAAGAACATCGCCGAAGTGCTCGAGATGCCGATCTCCGAGGCAGCCGAGTTCTTCGAACCGATCCAGGCGATCCACCGCTACCTGAAGACCCTGGTCGACGTCGGTCTCGGCTATGTGCGACTCGGGCAGTCGGCGACGACGCTCTCGGGCGGCGAGGCGCAGCGCGTGAAACTCGCCACCGAGCTGCAGCGGCGTTCCAACGGTCGCAGCATCTACGTGCTCGACGAGCCCACCACCGGACTGCACTTCGAAGATGTCTCCCGCCTGCTGCAGGTGCTCAACGGGCTCGTCGACAAGGGCAACACCGTCATCGTGATCGAGCACAACCTCGACGTGATCAAGTCGTCGGACTGGATCATCGACCTCGGCCCGGAGGGCGGTGCCGGCGGTGGCCGCATCGTGGCGACGGGAACGCCGGAGAAGGTCGCGACGGTCGAGGGCAGCCACACCGGCGCCTTTCTCGCCGAAGTGCTCGCCGACGGGTCTCGGGTCGCTGTGGAGGCCATCGCCGCGGCGGCAGACAAGAGCGAGGCTCGGGAACAGGTCCGCAAGGCGGGCTGA
- the rapZ gene encoding RNase adapter RapZ, which produces MTEDQAPGEILIVTGMSGAGRTTAANALEDLDWYVVDNLPPQMLRPLLELSELAAGALPKIAAVVDVRGRDLFGDLPAIALSLRDGRSLHMLFLDASDDVLVRRFEAVRRPHPLQGDGTILDGIRRERERVAVIRESADVIIDTSSLNIHQLATRVVDMFSEEGQARHTVTVMSFGFKYGLPTDVDLVADMRFLPNPFWIPELKGRTGEEAPVRDFVLAQPGALEFIDAYAHALRPVLEGYQRENKRHSVVAVGCTGGKHRSVVTAIELAGRLADVPGVAVRVKHRDLGRE; this is translated from the coding sequence GTGACAGAGGACCAAGCGCCCGGCGAGATCCTGATCGTGACCGGTATGTCGGGCGCCGGCCGGACGACCGCGGCCAACGCGCTCGAAGACCTCGACTGGTACGTCGTCGACAATCTGCCGCCGCAGATGCTGCGTCCGCTTCTCGAACTCAGTGAGCTCGCCGCGGGCGCTCTACCGAAGATCGCCGCCGTCGTCGACGTGCGCGGTCGCGACCTCTTCGGGGACCTGCCGGCGATCGCCCTGTCACTGCGGGACGGTCGTTCGCTGCACATGCTGTTCCTGGATGCCTCCGACGACGTGCTCGTCCGGCGGTTCGAGGCGGTCCGACGGCCGCACCCGCTGCAGGGCGACGGCACGATCCTCGACGGCATCCGACGAGAACGAGAGCGCGTGGCGGTCATCCGGGAGAGTGCCGACGTCATCATCGACACCAGCTCGCTGAACATCCATCAGCTCGCGACCCGCGTCGTCGACATGTTCAGCGAGGAAGGGCAGGCCCGGCACACCGTCACGGTCATGAGCTTCGGGTTCAAGTACGGGCTTCCCACCGATGTCGACCTCGTCGCCGACATGCGCTTCCTGCCGAACCCGTTCTGGATTCCCGAGCTGAAGGGGCGCACCGGCGAAGAGGCACCGGTGCGCGACTTCGTGCTCGCGCAGCCGGGTGCCCTCGAGTTCATCGACGCCTACGCCCATGCCCTGCGCCCCGTTCTGGAGGGGTACCAGCGCGAGAACAAGCGCCACTCGGTGGTCGCGGTCGGCTGCACGGGCGGCAAGCACCGCTCGGTCGTGACCGCGATCGAACTCGCCGGCCGTCTCGCCGACGTGCCCGGCGTCGCCGTGCGAGTGAAGCATCGCGACCTCGGACGCGAGTAG
- the whiA gene encoding DNA-binding protein WhiA codes for MSPTADVKSELAAVRDPRPTARVAELTAILRFSGGLHSIAGRVAVEAELESDLLARRVARDIMELYGVRPELHRVQASGGRTGGSFAVRVIDGGETLARQTGLLDQRRRPVRGLPNKLTTGARPDLAAVWRGAFLAAGSLSDPGRSAALEIACPSGEAAMALVGAAHRLGIAAKAREVRGVPRVVVREGEAIRVALAEMGAVRTAHAWEEMRQRREVRAGVNRLVNFDDANLRRSAQAAVAACARVERALEILGDDVPAHLREAGDLRLSHRDASLDELGHHADPPLTKDAVAGRIRRLLAMADKKAVAAGIPGTESAVPEGFED; via the coding sequence GTGTCGCCTACCGCTGACGTGAAGTCTGAGCTGGCCGCGGTTCGCGACCCTCGTCCCACGGCACGGGTGGCCGAACTCACCGCGATCCTGCGTTTCTCGGGTGGTCTCCACTCCATCGCGGGGCGCGTCGCCGTCGAGGCAGAGCTCGAGTCCGACCTGCTCGCGCGTCGAGTGGCCCGCGACATCATGGAGCTCTACGGCGTCCGTCCAGAGCTTCACCGGGTGCAGGCATCCGGTGGTCGCACCGGCGGGTCGTTCGCTGTCCGTGTGATCGATGGGGGAGAGACCCTGGCACGTCAGACGGGCCTCCTCGACCAGCGCCGCCGCCCCGTGCGCGGCCTTCCCAACAAGCTGACGACCGGCGCCCGTCCCGATCTCGCTGCCGTGTGGCGCGGCGCGTTCCTGGCGGCGGGAAGCCTCTCCGACCCGGGCCGCTCCGCAGCCCTGGAGATCGCCTGCCCGTCGGGTGAGGCCGCGATGGCTCTCGTGGGCGCTGCCCATCGCCTCGGGATCGCCGCGAAGGCGCGCGAGGTGCGCGGCGTGCCGCGCGTCGTCGTGCGCGAGGGCGAGGCGATTCGGGTCGCCCTGGCCGAGATGGGTGCCGTCCGCACCGCGCATGCGTGGGAGGAAATGCGCCAGCGCCGCGAGGTGCGCGCCGGTGTGAACCGCCTCGTGAACTTCGACGATGCGAACCTGCGCCGCTCGGCGCAGGCCGCCGTGGCCGCGTGCGCGCGCGTCGAGCGTGCGCTCGAGATCCTCGGCGACGACGTGCCCGCCCATCTGCGCGAAGCCGGCGACCTGCGTCTGTCGCACCGCGACGCGAGCCTGGACGAGCTCGGCCATCACGCCGATCCGCCGCTGACGAAGGATGCCGTGGCCGGCCGCATCCGTCGCCTGCTCGCCATGGCCGACAAGAAGGCCGTCGCCGCGGGCATCCCCGGTACCGAGTCGGCCGTGCCTGAGGGCTTCGAGGACTGA
- a CDS encoding UDP-N-acetylmuramoyl-L-alanyl-D-glutamate--2,6-diaminopimelate ligase yields MSDPTQNDARPRRETPHGLGEIAREVGASDVRGGAVATGVALSTQTVVPGDLFIALPGARTHGAAYADEAIAHGAVAVLTDTAGAALLPDGVPTVVVADVRPVLGPLAAWFYGFPADTLKTIGITGTQGKTSTSYLVDAALGSRHSGVIGSMGARIDGEPLPSKLTTPESVQFQALLARMGELGAQVVVSEVSSHAIAMHRLDGMVFDVGIFLNLGHDHLDFHGTQQAYRDTKRELFTSRMSRRGLVNIDDQTGRRFHADPELNVESFSIEGRDADWRAIDIDLGPDGSSFTVVGPEGQSARFTTPIPGTFTVSNILSAVAALDRVGHPLEASVAGIARFTGVEGRVQFVPVDADFRVVIDAGHKPEAINALLCALRPSVPGRLITVIGSNGDRDAHKRPLMGRFSAMASDVVIVTDDNPASEDPALIRRAVVRGTRGSSAEVHDVAGRAEAIHVAVDLARAGDMIVIVGKGDERHQIMADGIVPHSDPDEVEWALARRRAAAD; encoded by the coding sequence GTGAGTGATCCGACCCAGAACGATGCACGACCGCGGCGCGAGACTCCGCACGGCCTGGGCGAGATCGCTCGAGAAGTCGGTGCCTCCGACGTGCGCGGAGGGGCGGTCGCCACCGGTGTCGCACTGAGCACGCAGACCGTCGTCCCGGGCGATCTGTTCATCGCGTTGCCCGGTGCACGGACGCACGGGGCCGCCTACGCCGATGAAGCCATCGCCCACGGTGCTGTCGCGGTGCTCACCGACACCGCCGGTGCCGCCCTGCTGCCCGACGGTGTGCCGACCGTGGTGGTGGCCGACGTGAGGCCCGTCCTCGGCCCCCTCGCCGCCTGGTTCTACGGCTTTCCCGCCGACACGCTGAAGACCATCGGGATCACTGGCACGCAGGGCAAGACCTCCACCAGCTACCTGGTCGATGCCGCGCTGGGCTCCCGGCACAGCGGCGTGATCGGATCGATGGGGGCCCGCATCGACGGTGAGCCGCTCCCGTCGAAGCTGACGACGCCCGAGTCGGTCCAGTTCCAGGCGCTCCTGGCCCGAATGGGCGAGCTCGGCGCGCAGGTCGTCGTCTCGGAGGTCTCGAGTCATGCGATCGCGATGCACCGGCTCGACGGCATGGTCTTCGACGTCGGGATCTTCCTGAACCTCGGCCACGACCACCTCGACTTCCACGGCACCCAGCAGGCCTACCGTGACACCAAGCGCGAGCTGTTCACGTCACGGATGTCGCGGCGGGGGCTCGTGAACATCGACGACCAGACCGGGCGTCGGTTCCACGCCGATCCCGAGTTGAACGTCGAGTCGTTCTCGATCGAGGGGCGCGACGCCGACTGGAGGGCGATCGACATCGACCTCGGGCCCGACGGGTCGTCGTTCACCGTCGTCGGTCCGGAGGGACAGTCGGCTCGATTCACGACGCCCATTCCGGGCACCTTCACCGTGAGCAACATCCTGTCGGCCGTCGCTGCGCTCGACCGCGTCGGACACCCGCTGGAGGCGTCGGTCGCCGGTATCGCGCGCTTCACCGGGGTGGAGGGGCGCGTGCAGTTCGTGCCCGTGGATGCGGATTTCCGTGTGGTGATCGATGCGGGGCACAAGCCCGAGGCGATCAACGCACTGCTGTGCGCGCTGCGACCGTCGGTGCCCGGCCGCCTCATCACCGTGATCGGATCGAACGGGGATCGCGACGCGCACAAACGGCCGCTCATGGGTCGCTTCTCGGCCATGGCATCCGATGTCGTCATCGTCACCGACGACAACCCGGCCAGCGAGGATCCGGCTCTGATCCGGCGCGCCGTCGTACGGGGAACGCGTGGATCGAGCGCCGAGGTGCATGACGTCGCCGGCCGGGCGGAGGCCATCCACGTCGCCGTCGACCTCGCGCGGGCGGGCGACATGATCGTGATCGTCGGCAAGGGCGACGAGCGTCACCAGATCATGGCCGACGGCATCGTTCCGCACAGCGACCCCGACGAGGTCGAATGGGCTCTGGCGCGTCGCCGCGCCGCCGCCGACTGA
- a CDS encoding superoxide dismutase produces the protein MAKYTLPDLPYDYSALEPYISGKIMELHHDKHHQTYVTGANTALEQLAEARESGNLANVNKLEKDLAFNLGGHVNHSIFWTNLAPAGNGGGGQPEGELKAAIDDNFGGFDKFQAHFTAAATGIQGSGWAVLSWDSIGEQLIIQQLFDQQSNTAQGTVPIFQLDMWEHAFYLDYLNVKADYVKAVWNIANWGNVAERFSTARDKTAGLLK, from the coding sequence ATGGCGAAGTACACCCTGCCCGACCTCCCCTACGACTACTCGGCTCTCGAGCCGTACATCAGCGGCAAGATCATGGAGCTGCACCACGACAAGCACCACCAGACGTACGTCACCGGTGCCAACACCGCCCTCGAGCAGCTCGCCGAGGCCCGTGAGTCGGGCAACCTCGCGAACGTCAACAAGCTCGAGAAGGACCTCGCGTTCAACCTCGGCGGTCACGTCAACCACTCGATCTTCTGGACGAACCTCGCCCCGGCGGGCAACGGCGGCGGCGGACAGCCCGAGGGCGAGCTGAAGGCCGCGATCGACGACAACTTCGGCGGCTTCGACAAGTTCCAGGCGCACTTCACGGCGGCGGCGACCGGCATCCAGGGCTCGGGCTGGGCCGTGCTCAGCTGGGACTCGATCGGCGAGCAGCTGATCATCCAGCAGCTGTTCGACCAGCAGTCCAACACGGCGCAGGGCACGGTGCCGATCTTCCAGCTCGACATGTGGGAGCACGCCTTCTACCTCGACTACCTCAACGTCAAGGCCGACTACGTCAAGGCGGTGTGGAACATCGCGAACTGGGGCAATGTCGCAGAGCGCTTTTCGACGGCGCGCGACAAGACGGCGGGCCTGCTCAAGTAG